In a single window of the Palaemon carinicauda isolate YSFRI2023 chromosome 10, ASM3689809v2, whole genome shotgun sequence genome:
- the LOC137648412 gene encoding beta-1,3-galactosyltransferase 5-like — protein MKRKLSAKEYSLTLVIAVTILLIVCLSWEANQSLTPPIIKYIYHHPPLTGYTGLYSLNSSLMDQENISFLLNNAVCNDTDQPILVLYIVFSHSSHKELRDAHRRHTSGKVLQSLGSRRVFLLADGSQKLQQDYPTVPMPLVLRESDNYRDLVVASFIDHYRNLTYKHGTALLWAKKFCPQAHYILKMDDDIMVDVWGVRNLLRSGIVADNTGVIHSKANEIHLDHKGLWAAGLLQKGLRPYRRKSKWKVTLAEFPGYIYPNFLSGWAYIITQPAASAIMAVAKNYTPFWIDDVYMTGMLAVKAKVQHYALNHHYTLTIDSVTCCLEGNNAIISPSDMTKIAPICNFLVAPSGKNVTLLASWLDAAKNCHQGNICPKQQRTDCPPTRPRFGVGSVIPLS, from the coding sequence ATGAAGAGGAAACTTTCTGCTAAAGAATATTCCCTCACACTTGTAATAGCTGTGACTATTCTGCTAATTGTATGTTTGAGCTGGGAAGCAAACCAATCGTTAACACCTCctataataaaatacatttatcacCATCCACCGTTAACGGGTTATACTGGCTTGTACTCTCTTAATTCATCTTTAATGGATCAGGAGAATATTTCCTTCTTACTCAATAACGCCGTTTGTAATGACACGGATCAGCCAATACTTGTTCTCTACATTGTTTTCTCCCACTCCTCTCATAAGGAACTGAGGGATGCACACCGAAGGCACACGTCAGGGAAGGTGCTGCAATCTTTGGGGTCAAGAAGGGTCTTTCTACTAGCAGATGGCAGCCAAAAGCTTCAGCAGGACTATCCAACAGTGCCAATGCCTCTTGTGTTAAGGGAAAGTGACAATTACAGAGATCTTGTCGTGGCAAGTTTTATTGACCATTATCGTAATCTAACCTACAAACATGGCACGGCATTGTTATGGGCTAAAAAGTTTTGTCCCCAAGCCCATTACATCCTTAAGATGGATGATGACATCATGGTTGATGTTTGGGGTGTGAGAAATCTGCTAAGATCAGGAATAGTTGCTGATAACACTGGTGTCATTCATAGTAAAGCAAATGAAATACATTTGGATCATAAGGGTCTGTGGGCAGCTGGACTATTGCAAAAAGGGTTGCGACCATATCGTAGAAAGAGTAAGTGGAAGGTGACACTGGCAGAGTTTCCTGGCTACATTTACCCAAATTTTCTGTCAGGTTGGGCTTATATCATAACACAGCCTGCAGCTTCAGCTATCATGGCAGTTGCTAAAAACTATACTCCTTTCTGGATAGATGATGTTTACATGACTGGAATGTTGGCTGTAAAAGCAAAAGTGCAACACTATGCTCTTAATCACCACTACACCTTAACAATAGATTCTGTGACTTGTTGTTTGGAAGGAAATAACGCTATAATCTCTCCTTCCGATATGACAAAAATTGCACCAATCTGTAACTTTCTTGTTGCACCATCTGGAAAAAATGTTACTCTCTTGGCCTCATGGCTGGATGCAGCTAAAAATTGTCATCAGGGTAATATATGTCCTAAACAACAACGTACGGATTGTCCTCCGACAAGACCTCGCTTTGGTGTAGGTTCTGTCATACctttatcatga